The candidate division WOR-3 bacterium genome includes a window with the following:
- the lepB gene encoding signal peptidase I, with protein sequence MFFRKKDKANKNMSPVREWIESIAVAVYFVMIVRLVLIQSFRIPTPSMVNTLLVGDFLFVERVSLGPRIAYHRAGEELWNLHLFKISEPQRGDIIAFRYPIDGRDFVKRCIGLPGDTVMIRNKKVYINGKLLQEDYTVYTDDRIFPSLFQTRLGASLAQEEYQKLWEERKFHENSIFPYIRDNFGPVVVPEGNYLMLGDNRDNSDDSRAWGPVPEKELRGKPLILYFSFDTKENDRIIPPWKWIKWTRIGRLIV encoded by the coding sequence ATGTTTTTCAGAAAAAAAGACAAAGCGAATAAAAACATGAGTCCCGTGCGCGAATGGATTGAATCCATAGCTGTCGCGGTCTATTTTGTGATGATAGTTAGGCTTGTTCTGATACAATCTTTCAGGATACCCACTCCGAGCATGGTCAACACCCTTCTCGTCGGAGATTTTCTGTTCGTAGAAAGGGTCTCTCTCGGACCGAGAATAGCATACCACAGAGCGGGTGAGGAGCTGTGGAACCTGCATCTTTTTAAAATATCCGAACCGCAGAGAGGGGACATAATAGCTTTCAGGTATCCGATTGATGGAAGGGATTTCGTAAAAAGGTGCATAGGGCTTCCCGGAGATACCGTCATGATAAGAAACAAGAAAGTTTACATAAACGGAAAACTTCTTCAGGAAGATTACACGGTTTACACAGACGACAGAATTTTCCCGTCGCTTTTTCAGACGAGACTCGGCGCTTCTTTAGCGCAGGAAGAATACCAGAAGCTCTGGGAAGAAAGAAAATTCCATGAAAACTCAATCTTCCCCTACATCAGGGACAACTTTGGGCCAGTAGTCGTCCCCGAAGGAAATTACCTGATGCTCGGTGACAACAGAGACAACTCCGACGATTCAAGGGCATGGGGTCCTGTGCCGGAAAAAGAATTGCGTGGAAAACCTCTGATTCTTTATTTTTCCTTCGACACCAAGGAGAACGACAGAATAATTCCTCCGTGGAAATGGATTAAGTGGACGAGGATAGGCAGGCTGATAGTTTAG
- a CDS encoding mechanosensitive ion channel produces MKIALSVIGWFILELIILKKFKHKFLVKNIFLIHALLFFLFVWLMSLLVSELFFSPKFSDGMSSLFFGIALFISAYLIADAADFILSGKAYYRGQTTKIIPGVLRNIIKFTAVIILVLLILSLHFKVELKGISVTSAVLAGVLGFALQETLGNLLSGIALNMESPFRHGDWIRVGEDEGWVVDITWRSTTIHTRDDDLITIPNSNVSSGKIINFSKPQRNKAVEVNVGVSYENSPEKVKNIMIQCALESKLVKKDPRPICWLSNYGDSSISYRLKFWIKDYGEVYHAQDEVLTKIWYSFKRNRVEIPFPIVQVKNYESREVSDEAKIQETMSVLKSVPIFEPLEKDDLVSLAKNSPKVSYGQGDTIIKQGDEGDSMFIITRGEVVVEKRDSDGASKFVTKLGPLDFIGEMSLLTGEKRSASVRASSEVEVILINKNTFKGVIVANPKIAFSLSEKLLTRKKELERISNANYSEQNREIDEKEKSSILMRIQGFFGLTRK; encoded by the coding sequence TTGAAAATCGCATTGTCAGTGATCGGCTGGTTCATCCTCGAACTTATCATTTTGAAAAAGTTCAAACACAAGTTTCTCGTCAAAAACATTTTTTTAATCCACGCGCTTTTGTTTTTCTTGTTTGTATGGTTGATGTCCCTCCTCGTTTCCGAGCTGTTTTTCTCTCCAAAATTCAGCGATGGCATGAGCAGTCTGTTTTTCGGAATAGCCCTTTTTATTTCCGCCTATTTGATTGCGGACGCGGCCGATTTTATTCTTTCCGGCAAAGCCTATTACAGGGGACAAACGACAAAAATCATTCCGGGAGTCCTGAGAAACATAATCAAATTCACCGCAGTCATAATTCTGGTTCTTTTGATTCTTTCGCTTCATTTTAAAGTTGAGCTAAAAGGCATATCGGTGACTTCCGCGGTATTGGCAGGTGTTCTCGGTTTTGCGCTCCAAGAGACACTCGGAAACCTTTTATCGGGAATAGCCCTGAACATGGAATCCCCTTTCAGGCATGGAGACTGGATCAGGGTGGGCGAAGACGAGGGTTGGGTGGTTGATATAACTTGGAGGTCGACCACCATACACACCAGGGATGACGACTTGATAACCATTCCAAATTCAAACGTCAGCTCAGGTAAGATCATCAACTTCTCAAAGCCTCAGAGAAACAAGGCGGTTGAAGTCAACGTCGGCGTCTCTTACGAAAACTCACCCGAAAAGGTAAAGAACATAATGATTCAATGCGCCCTAGAATCCAAACTTGTCAAAAAAGACCCAAGACCTATCTGTTGGCTTTCAAACTACGGGGATTCCTCAATTAGTTACAGGCTGAAGTTCTGGATAAAAGATTATGGAGAAGTTTATCATGCTCAAGACGAGGTATTGACGAAAATATGGTATTCGTTCAAGAGAAACAGAGTTGAAATTCCTTTCCCGATAGTCCAGGTAAAAAATTACGAATCGAGAGAAGTTTCGGATGAGGCAAAAATTCAAGAGACGATGTCAGTCCTAAAAAGCGTCCCGATTTTCGAACCCCTGGAGAAAGACGACCTGGTTTCGCTGGCGAAAAATTCACCGAAAGTCTCCTACGGACAAGGAGATACAATAATAAAACAAGGCGACGAGGGCGACTCGATGTTCATCATCACGAGAGGCGAAGTCGTGGTCGAAAAAAGGGACAGCGACGGGGCAAGCAAATTCGTCACAAAACTCGGCCCACTCGACTTTATTGGCGAGATGTCTCTTCTGACAGGAGAGAAGAGAAGCGCGAGCGTCAGGGCTTCCTCCGAAGTAGAAGTCATTCTCATAAACAAAAACACCTTCAAGGGAGTGATCGTAGCCAACCCAAAAATAGCGTTTTCACTCAGTGAAAAACTCCTTACGAGAAAAAAAGAACTTGAAAGAATATCAAATGCCAATTATTCTGAACAGAATCGGGAAATTGACGAAAAAGAAAAATCTTCAATTCTCATGAGAATACAAGGATTTTTCGGTTTAACCAGGAAGTGA
- a CDS encoding metallophosphoesterase, with the protein MKLAYIFFVLSLYSLEIGSLSFVHGPRISSVFRDSVFIIAETDALCSLKVLYGEENGAMSETVYCSTPDTFHLAVLRDFTGARTWKYSVTAFNAQDSALTPVRTFRMPANPGETFSFAVFGDAHCTAGSGGISPALTANVINMVSYDPDFVVFLGDAVHNSYYQSEVREQWDNFKAATDTLAYNRPVFMTIGNHDVNTWYHNFNGGDILVDEFEMPHNSPVPQFYDELVYYFDWGDARVFILDSDCYDNPEVIDIYQRNWLEQNLSGISSRFKISAHHEHAWSYAGDEYGFLGEHVTERDAYWKVLRDYGVILDMAGHIHLYNSDFFGRILPDTITCVRQLISGGGGGSIVQGHFGNFHHFCLIEVRQNSLNVTVIDTSGAVRDNFVMTCVEEGEPVLGDDFNRVQTFLGGFRFYAEENGNLSVLDQSGRVVFREAVLEGRWAEFSNFRPGVYFILFNSPSRTVSCKTTVVK; encoded by the coding sequence ATGAAATTGGCTTACATTTTTTTTGTTTTGTCCCTTTACTCATTGGAAATCGGCTCGCTTTCTTTTGTCCATGGTCCGAGGATATCAAGCGTTTTCAGAGATTCGGTTTTCATAATCGCTGAGACAGACGCTTTGTGCTCTCTGAAAGTTCTGTATGGCGAAGAAAACGGAGCTATGTCGGAGACCGTTTATTGCTCGACGCCCGACACTTTCCATCTGGCTGTTCTCAGAGACTTCACCGGCGCGAGAACATGGAAATATTCCGTGACCGCGTTCAACGCTCAGGATTCCGCCCTTACACCCGTCCGGACTTTCCGGATGCCGGCAAATCCCGGCGAAACTTTCAGTTTCGCCGTTTTCGGCGACGCCCACTGCACCGCCGGCTCAGGAGGAATTTCTCCCGCCCTCACAGCCAATGTAATCAACATGGTGTCTTATGACCCTGATTTCGTCGTCTTTCTGGGAGACGCGGTCCATAATTCCTATTACCAGAGCGAGGTGAGAGAGCAGTGGGATAATTTTAAAGCGGCTACAGACACCTTAGCATACAACAGGCCTGTGTTCATGACTATTGGAAATCACGACGTAAACACTTGGTACCACAATTTCAACGGCGGAGATATTTTAGTCGATGAATTCGAGATGCCTCACAATTCTCCCGTGCCGCAGTTTTACGACGAACTGGTCTATTATTTCGACTGGGGAGACGCGCGGGTTTTCATCCTCGACTCCGACTGCTACGACAACCCAGAAGTCATTGACATCTACCAAAGGAACTGGCTGGAACAAAACCTCTCAGGTATTTCCTCCCGTTTCAAGATAAGTGCTCACCATGAACACGCGTGGTCTTACGCCGGAGACGAATACGGTTTTCTAGGAGAACATGTAACTGAGAGGGACGCGTACTGGAAAGTTCTCAGAGACTACGGAGTTATTCTCGACATGGCAGGGCACATACACCTCTACAACAGCGATTTTTTCGGAAGAATTCTTCCCGACACGATAACCTGCGTGAGGCAACTTATATCGGGGGGCGGCGGAGGGAGCATAGTCCAGGGGCACTTTGGAAACTTTCACCATTTCTGCCTGATAGAAGTCCGTCAGAATTCACTCAACGTGACGGTAATCGACACATCTGGTGCCGTAAGGGACAATTTCGTCATGACCTGCGTGGAAGAAGGAGAACCTGTTCTTGGGGACGATTTCAATCGAGTCCAGACCTTTTTGGGAGGGTTCAGATTTTACGCGGAAGAAAACGGCAACCTAAGCGTTTTAGACCAGTCCGGAAGGGTTGTTTTCAGAGAAGCAGTGCTGGAAGGCCGCTGGGCTGAATTTTCAAATTTCAGGCCCGGAGTGTATTTCATCCTCTTCAATTCCCCTTCGAGAACGGTTTCCTGCAAAACGACGGTAGTAAAGTAG